Proteins co-encoded in one Meiothermus sp. genomic window:
- a CDS encoding ABC transporter ATP-binding protein, translating into MVIETQGLTKRYGRVVAVEGLELRIEAGEVYGLLGPNGSGKTTTILMLLGLTEPSAGQVRVLGLDPVREPLSLKRQVGYLPDSVGFYGEMTAWENLSYIARLNGLPPALAKTRMERVLERMGLAEVAHRPVGAFSRGMRQRLGLAEVLLKEPKVVILDEPTLGLDPEAAQEFLKIIQSLKSEGITVLLSSHLLHQVQAICDRVGLFHKGKLVLEGRVEELAQRVLGGAYRIRLEATPQNGLAERLQALPEVSRVQSDAQGLRLEATQDIRPQVAKAVLEAGAALQSLVLEQPSLDEVYARYFQEVRHAA; encoded by the coding sequence ATGGTCATCGAGACCCAAGGCCTAACCAAACGCTACGGCAGGGTGGTGGCGGTGGAGGGCCTCGAGCTCCGCATCGAGGCGGGTGAGGTGTATGGCCTGCTGGGCCCCAACGGCTCCGGCAAAACCACCACCATCCTGATGCTCCTGGGCCTCACCGAGCCCAGCGCGGGCCAGGTGCGGGTGCTGGGCCTCGACCCGGTGCGCGAACCGCTCTCGCTCAAGCGGCAGGTGGGCTACCTGCCCGACTCAGTGGGTTTTTATGGCGAGATGACCGCCTGGGAGAACCTCTCCTACATCGCCCGGCTCAACGGTCTGCCCCCCGCCCTGGCCAAGACCCGCATGGAACGGGTGCTGGAGCGCATGGGGCTGGCCGAGGTGGCCCACCGCCCGGTGGGTGCTTTTTCGCGGGGTATGCGCCAGCGCCTGGGGCTGGCCGAGGTGCTGCTCAAAGAGCCCAAGGTGGTGATTCTGGACGAGCCCACCCTGGGCCTGGACCCCGAGGCCGCGCAGGAGTTTTTGAAGATCATCCAAAGCCTGAAATCCGAGGGCATCACCGTGCTGCTCTCCTCGCACCTGCTGCACCAGGTGCAGGCCATCTGCGACCGGGTGGGGCTGTTCCACAAGGGGAAGCTGGTGCTGGAGGGGCGGGTGGAGGAGCTGGCCCAGCGGGTGCTGGGGGGTGCCTACCGCATCCGCCTCGAGGCCACCCCCCAGAACGGCCTCGCCGAGCGGCTTCAGGCCTTGCCCGAGGTGAGCCGGGTGCAGTCCGACGCGCAGGGGCTGCGGCTGGAAGCCACCCAGGACATCCGCCCACAGGTGGCTAAAGCCGTGCTCGAGGCCGGGGCTGCCCTCCAGAGCCTGGTGCTGGAGCAGCCCAGCCTGGACGAGGTGTATGCCCGCTATTTCCAGGAGGTGCGCCATGCAGCGTAG
- a CDS encoding NEW3 domain-containing protein produces MPRLLALLLLLTSLGLAQGFRGLALYTPYPSQSVRLGETISLPITLKGYNLPPQTVQVRVAELAPGWKASLLGGGRVVGAVYVLPDGEQSLSLRLEPPQNVRPGTYRFRLLAEGSGVRAELPIALTLGQVLPKRLSLETELPVLKGTPTASFRYRVTLKNESDQDLLVNLEADAPENFRVSFSTAFGGQEVNSLPLKAGETKDLDVQVTPPRQVEAKVYAVTLRALAGEAKAELAVNLDITGQAELSLTTPEGRLSGRAYAGRENPIKLVVKNTGSAPAENLEFSASEPSGWEVKFEPDKLEKLAPGAESEVTAKIKPSTKAVAGDYMLTLRASAGSAQASADYRVTVQTSTLWGLVGVALIAVAVGAVGFAVSRFGRR; encoded by the coding sequence ATGCCACGCCTACTTGCGCTCTTGTTGCTGCTGACGAGCCTGGGCCTGGCCCAGGGGTTCCGTGGTCTGGCCCTGTACACGCCCTATCCCTCGCAAAGCGTGCGGCTGGGCGAAACCATTAGCCTGCCCATCACCCTCAAGGGCTACAACCTGCCGCCACAGACTGTGCAGGTGCGGGTCGCCGAGCTGGCCCCGGGCTGGAAGGCCAGCCTGCTGGGTGGGGGCCGGGTGGTGGGCGCGGTGTATGTGCTGCCCGATGGGGAGCAGAGCCTTTCCCTGCGGCTCGAGCCGCCGCAAAATGTGCGGCCTGGCACCTACCGCTTCCGCCTGCTGGCCGAGGGCAGCGGGGTACGGGCCGAGCTACCCATTGCCCTCACGCTGGGCCAGGTGCTGCCCAAGCGGCTATCCCTCGAGACCGAGCTTCCGGTGCTCAAAGGCACCCCGACCGCCAGCTTCCGTTACCGCGTGACCCTCAAGAACGAAAGTGATCAGGACTTGCTGGTCAACCTCGAGGCCGACGCCCCCGAAAACTTCCGGGTGAGCTTCAGCACCGCCTTTGGCGGGCAGGAGGTCAACAGTCTGCCCCTGAAAGCCGGTGAGACCAAGGATCTGGACGTTCAGGTTACACCCCCCAGGCAGGTGGAGGCCAAAGTTTATGCCGTCACCCTGCGGGCTTTGGCCGGAGAGGCCAAGGCCGAGCTGGCGGTCAACCTGGACATTACTGGTCAGGCCGAGCTTAGCCTCACCACCCCCGAGGGGCGGCTTTCGGGACGGGCCTATGCAGGCCGCGAGAACCCTATCAAGCTGGTGGTCAAGAACACCGGCAGCGCCCCGGCGGAGAACCTCGAGTTCTCGGCCAGCGAACCTTCGGGCTGGGAGGTCAAGTTCGAGCCCGACAAGCTGGAAAAGCTGGCGCCAGGGGCTGAATCGGAGGTCACAGCCAAAATTAAGCCCTCAACCAAAGCCGTAGCGGGCGACTACATGCTGACCCTGCGGGCCTCTGCAGGCAGTGCCCAGGCCTCGGCCGATTACCGGGTCACCGTGCAGACCTCTACGCTGTGGGGGCTGGTAGGGGTGGCTTTGATTGCAGTAGCGGTCGGTGCGGTGGGCTTCGCCGTCTCGCGCTTCGGGCGGCGCTAG
- a CDS encoding Hsp20/alpha crystallin family protein, whose translation MLDIVRNVPVQTMPLRSWNLSTVNDFFHEFDRLWNEVTTSLGSPVPVSAYPYDLYETGDSLVLEMAVPGLRKDDLEVRLEGNRLTIRGTYPEAQGTEERRYWSRGLPRGSFVQSLTLPASVEVDKIQATITDGLLRLTLPKVEQARVRKIAISSA comes from the coding sequence ATGCTGGACATTGTTCGGAACGTGCCTGTTCAGACTATGCCTCTGCGGAGCTGGAATCTCTCGACCGTGAACGACTTCTTCCATGAGTTCGACCGGCTCTGGAACGAGGTAACGACATCTTTAGGCAGCCCAGTACCTGTTAGTGCCTACCCCTACGACCTCTACGAGACCGGGGACAGCCTGGTGCTGGAGATGGCGGTGCCGGGCCTGCGCAAGGATGACCTCGAGGTACGCCTGGAGGGCAACCGCCTCACCATTCGGGGCACTTATCCGGAGGCCCAGGGTACCGAAGAGCGCCGCTACTGGTCGCGGGGTCTGCCGCGTGGGAGCTTCGTGCAAAGCCTTACTTTGCCTGCTTCGGTTGAGGTAGACAAGATCCAGGCCACCATCACCGACGGTCTCCTGCGCCTGACCCTGCCCAAGGTAGAGCAGGCCCGGGTGCGCAAGATTGCCATTAGCTCAGCATAG
- a CDS encoding MFS transporter yields MNTTAPNRLLQARIAIYVTFFICGLVLAAWVSRIPAIKQHLGLSAGELGLVLASAPIGLVLAMPLTGWLITRRGSHPVLAWAALGNCAALPLLALAPNGWMLALALFVFGFANAAMDISMNAQAVEVEKRYARPIMSSFHALFSLGGLVGAALGGGAAAISLAPLPFFVWMALGSSLLMLWAIRHLLEVQPVASGPRFVWPRGVLLGLGLIVFCTGLGEGAVADWSAVFMKQEIGTSEAVAALAFSAFSAAMVVGRLSGDALIYRFGPVVMARAGGLLAATGFVTTLATSHPEVALLGFVMVGLGYCTLFPLVFSAAGRVPGVQPGIALASVATLGYLGFLSGPPVIGLIAQVTSLRVSFAAVAGMAVVITLLAGLLQVKK; encoded by the coding sequence TTGAATACCACCGCACCCAATCGCCTGCTTCAGGCCAGAATCGCCATCTATGTAACTTTCTTTATATGCGGCCTGGTGCTGGCCGCCTGGGTTTCGCGCATCCCGGCCATCAAGCAGCATCTGGGCTTGAGCGCCGGAGAGCTGGGTTTGGTGCTTGCAAGCGCCCCCATCGGGCTGGTGCTGGCCATGCCCCTAACCGGCTGGCTCATCACGCGCAGGGGTAGCCACCCGGTGCTGGCCTGGGCTGCTTTGGGTAACTGTGCAGCTCTGCCCCTGCTGGCCCTGGCACCCAACGGCTGGATGCTGGCCCTGGCTCTGTTTGTATTTGGCTTCGCCAACGCTGCCATGGACATCTCGATGAACGCGCAAGCGGTGGAGGTTGAAAAACGCTACGCCCGGCCCATTATGTCCAGTTTCCACGCGCTGTTTAGCCTGGGGGGTCTGGTGGGTGCTGCGTTGGGGGGCGGGGCTGCGGCCATCAGCCTGGCTCCACTGCCCTTTTTTGTTTGGATGGCCCTGGGCTCGAGCCTCCTGATGTTATGGGCCATCCGACACCTGCTCGAGGTTCAGCCCGTGGCGAGCGGGCCGCGCTTTGTCTGGCCTCGAGGGGTGTTGCTGGGCCTGGGCCTCATTGTGTTCTGCACCGGCCTGGGCGAGGGCGCCGTGGCCGACTGGAGCGCGGTCTTCATGAAGCAGGAAATCGGAACCAGCGAGGCCGTGGCCGCGCTGGCCTTCTCGGCGTTTTCGGCGGCCATGGTGGTGGGCCGCCTGAGCGGCGACGCCCTTATTTATCGGTTTGGGCCAGTGGTGATGGCTCGAGCCGGTGGCTTGCTGGCTGCCACCGGTTTTGTAACCACCCTTGCCACCAGCCACCCCGAGGTCGCCCTGCTAGGCTTTGTGATGGTGGGGCTGGGTTACTGTACCCTGTTTCCGCTGGTGTTCAGCGCCGCTGGCAGGGTGCCGGGGGTGCAACCAGGAATAGCGCTGGCCTCGGTGGCGACGCTGGGCTACCTGGGTTTTTTGAGTGGGCCCCCCGTTATCGGCCTGATCGCACAGGTCACATCGTTGCGGGTATCTTTTGCAGCGGTGGCAGGGATGGCGGTGGTGATTACACTGCTCGCCGGGCTGCTGCAAGTTAAAAAATGA
- a CDS encoding cupin domain-containing protein: MYNARFWVEHLGLQPHLEGGFYRQTYVSNELIAQPHLPPRYNGQRAFSTAIYFLLEHPDFSAFHRLKSDEIWHFYAGASLTLWLISPQGALSFLFLGPDPSQGHHFQATVPAGYWFAASLDTPGTYALVGCTMAPGFEFADFELAQREELARQFPQHRSLIEQLTR, encoded by the coding sequence GTGTATAACGCTCGATTCTGGGTAGAACACCTGGGCCTGCAGCCCCACCTCGAGGGTGGCTTTTACCGCCAAACCTACGTATCCAATGAATTGATTGCACAACCTCACCTCCCCCCGCGCTACAACGGCCAGCGGGCGTTTTCCACAGCCATCTACTTTTTGCTCGAGCACCCCGACTTTTCGGCGTTTCATCGGCTTAAAAGCGACGAGATCTGGCATTTCTACGCCGGTGCTTCCCTGACCCTGTGGCTCATCTCACCCCAAGGTGCACTTTCATTCTTGTTCCTAGGCCCTGATCCCAGTCAGGGACACCATTTCCAGGCAACAGTTCCTGCCGGTTACTGGTTCGCGGCCAGCCTGGACACCCCCGGAACCTACGCCCTGGTAGGCTGCACCATGGCCCCCGGTTTCGAGTTTGCCGACTTCGAACTGGCCCAGCGCGAGGAGCTGGCCCGGCAGTTTCCGCAACACCGCAGCCTCATCGAACAACTGACCCGCTAA